The Xenopus laevis strain J_2021 chromosome 7S, Xenopus_laevis_v10.1, whole genome shotgun sequence genome includes a window with the following:
- the trnau1ap.S gene encoding tRNA selenocysteine 1 associated protein 1 S homeolog (The RefSeq protein has 1 substitution compared to this genomic sequence), whose translation MASLWMGDLEPFMDETFITLAFASMGETIAAVKIIRNRMSEGLPGYCFVQFAEPEAAERCLLKLNGKPLPGASYNKRFKLNRAFYAKPLDPSQTPRPLMSQANDYTQAFNYYSQQYQQMYSNWNQKSGNYNYQQYGDNSSTWQVPEETAETADEALEDPVLQLDINEANKQFMEQSEELYTALMDCHWQPLDTVMSKIPTDM comes from the exons ATGGCGAGTCTGTGGATGGGCGAT CTGGAGCCCTTCATGGATGAGACTTTCATCACTCTCGCCTTTGCCTCTATGGGAGAAACCATCGCTGCTGTTAAAATCATTCGCAACAGGATGTCTGA AGGTCTCCCCGGTTACTGTTTTGTACAATTTGCAGAACCAGAAGCTGCAGAGAGGTGTTTGCTGAAACTCAATGGGAAACCTTTGCCTGGCGCTTCCTAT AACAAACGTTTTAAACTCAACCGCGCATTCTATGCCAAACCTCTAGATCCCAG ccAAACCCCCAGACCACTGATGTCTCAAGCAAATGACTATACCCAGGCCTTTAACTACTACAGCCAGCAGTATCAACAGATGTATTCCAACTGGAACCAGAAAAGCGGAAATTACAACTATCAACAATACGGAGACAACGCAAGTACCTGGCAG GTCCCTGAGGAAACTGCAGAAACAGCAGATGAAGCTCTGGAAG ATCCAGTGCTCCAGCTGGACATTAACGAGGCTAATAAGCAGTTTATGGAGCAGAGTGAAGAACTATACACTGCACTTATGGACTGTCACTGGCAGCCACTGGACACCGTCATGTCCAAAATCCCAACAGATATGTGA